One segment of Anomalospiza imberbis isolate Cuckoo-Finch-1a 21T00152 chromosome 2, ASM3175350v1, whole genome shotgun sequence DNA contains the following:
- the CUL5 gene encoding cullin-5 isoform X2 has protein sequence MATSNLLKNKGSLQFEDKWDFMRPIVLKLLRQESVTKQQWFDLFSDVHAVCLWDDKGPAKIHQALKEDILDFIKQAQARVLSHQDDTALLKAYIVEWRKFFTQCDILPKPFCQLEITLMGKQGSNKKSNVEDSIVRKLMLDTWNESIFSNIKNRLQDSAMKLVHAERLGEAFDSQLVIGVRESYVNLCSNPEDKLQIYRDNFEKAYLDSTERFYRTQAPSYLQQNGVQNYMKYADAKLKEEEKRALRYLETRRECNSVEALMECCVNALVTSFKETILAECQGMIKRNETEKLHLMFSLMDKVPNGIEPMLKDLEEHIVSAGLADMVAAAETITTDSEKYVEQLLTLFNRFSKLVKEAFQDDPRFLTARDKAYKAVVNDATIFKLELPLKQKGVGLKTQPESKCPELLANYCDMLLRKTPLSKKLTSEEIEAKLKEVLLVLKYVQNKDVFMRYHKAHLTRRLILDISADSEIEENMVEWLREVGMPADYVNKLARMFQDIKVSEDLNQAFKEMHKNNKLALPADSVNIKILNAGAWSRSSEKVFVSLPTELEDLIPEVEEFYKKNHSGRKLHWHHLMSNGIITFKNEVGQYDLEVTTFQLAVLFAWNQRPREKISFENLKLATELPDAELRRTLWSLVAFPKLKRQVLLYEPQVNSPKDFTEGTLFSVNQEFSLIKNAKVQKRGKINLIGRLQLTTERMREEENEGIVQLRILRTQEAIIQIMKMRKKITNAQLQTELVEILKNMFLPQKKMIKEQIEWLIEHKYIRRDESDINTFIYMA, from the exons aATAAAGGTTCACTTCAGTTTGAAGACAAATGGGATTTCATGCGCCCGATTGTTCTGAAACTTCTTCGTCAGGAGTCTGTCACGAAACAGCAATGGTTTGATCTGTTTTC AGATGTACATGCAGTTTGCTTGTGGGATGATAAAGGTCCAGCAAAAATCCATCAAGCTCTGAAGGAAGACATCCTTGATTTTATTAAACAGGCACAAGCA AGAGTGCTGAGTCACCAGGATGATACAGCTCTACTCAAAGCCTACATCGTGGAGTGGCGCAAGTTCTTCACCCAGTGCGACATTTTGCCCAAGCCCTTCTGTCAGTTAGAGATCACTCTGATGGGCAAGCAGGGCAGCAACAAGAAGTCCAACGTGGAAGACAGCATTGTTCGAAAG CTCATGCTAGATACGTGGAATGAATccatattttcaaatataaaaaacaGACTTCAGGACAGTGCAATGAAGCTAGTTCATGCTGAAAGACTAGGAGAAGCTTTCGACTCCCAGCTCGTTATTGGAGTTCGAGAATCATATG TTAACCTTTGTTCTAATCCTGAAGATAAACTTCAGATATATCGGGATAACTTTGAAAAGGCATATTTGGATTCAACAGAGAGATTTTATAGAACACAGGCTCCTTCTTATTTACAACAAAACGGTGTACAGAATTATATGAAATAT GCAGATGCTAAActaaaagaagaagagaaaagagcaCTACGATATTTAGAAACAAGGCGTGAATGTAACTCGGTAGAAGCA CTCATGGAGTGCTGCGTCAATGCCCTGGTGACATCTTTTAAAGAGACTATTTTAGCTGAATGCCAAGGCATGATCAAACGAAATGAAACAGAAA AGTTGCATTTAATGTTTTCACTGATGGATAAAGTTCCGAATGGCATAGAGCCTATGCTGAAGGATTTGGAAGAACATATAGTTAGTGCTGGACTTGCAGACATGGTAGCAGCTGCTGAAACTATTACTACT GATTCTGAGAAGTATGTAGAGCAATTGCTCACCCTATTTAATCGGTTTAGCAAGTTGGTTAAAGAAGCTTTTCAAGATGATCCAAGATTTCTTACTGCTAGAGATAAG GCGTACAAAGCAGTTGTGAATGATGCTACGATATTTAAACTTGAATTGCCATTGAAGCAAAAGGG TGTTGGATTGAAAACACAGCCTGAATCCAAATGCCCTGAGCTTCTTGCTAATTACTGTGACATGTTGCTAAGAAAAACACCACTAAGCAAAAAACTAACCTCTGAAGAAATTGAAGCAAAGCTTAAAGAAGTG CTTTTGGTACTTAAATATGTACAGAATAAAGATGTTTTCATGCGATATCACAAAGCTCACTTAACAAGACGTCTGATATTAGATATATCAGCTGATAGTGAAATTGAGGAGAATATGGTGGAATGGCTCAGA GAAGTGGGAATGCCAGCAGACTATGTAAACAAGCTGGCTAGAATGTTTCAGGATATCAAAGTCTCTGAAGACTTGAACCAGGCCTTCaaagaaatgcacaaaaataaTAAGCTTGCTTTACCAG CTGACTCTGtgaatattaaaattttaaatgctgGTGCCTGGTCCCGAAGTTCTGAAAAAGTGTTTGTCTCGCTGCCCACGGAATTAGAAGATCTCATCCCAGAGGTCGAAGAATTTTATAAAAAGAATCACAGTGGTAGAAAACTCCACTGGCACCACCTCATGTCCAATGGAATT ATAACATTTAAGAACGAGGTTGGCCAGTATGACTTAGAGGTAACAACATTTCAGCTGGCTGTGCTGTTTGCATGGAACCAAAGACCCAGAGAAAAGATCAGCTTTGAAAATCTTAAACTGGCAACTGAACTCCCAGATGCAGAACTTAGGAGGACTTTATGG TCTCTTGTAGCATTTCCAAAGCTGAAACGTCAGGTTTTATTATATGAACCTCAAGTCAATTCACCCAAAGACTTTACAGAAGGAACCCTCTTCTCGGTGAACCAGGAGTTCAGTTTAAT aaaaaacGCTAAAGTTCAGAAAAGGGGCAAGATAAATTTGATTGGTCGATTGCAACTTACTACAGAAAGAATGCGGGAAGAGGAGAATGAAGGAATAGTCCAGCTAAGAATATTGCGAACCCAG GAGGCTATCATCCAAATAATGAAGATGCGGAAGAAAATTACTAATGCCCAGCTTCAGACTGAACTGGTAGAAATATTGAAAAACATGTTCTTGCCACAAAAGAAAATGATAAAAGAGC